The Sphingobacterium bambusae genome includes a window with the following:
- a CDS encoding ABC-F family ATP-binding cassette domain-containing protein, with protein sequence MISINNLTFEIGSRALYDEANWHIKPGDKAGLIGANGAGKSTLLKLIVGDYSPTSGSISMAKDLKIGYLNQDLLSYHSEKSILHVAMEAFERQNQLHAEIEILLQKLETDYSDEILNKLSDKQMEFDALDGYNIEFRAHEILAGLGFSEEEQQRPLATFSGGWRMRVMLARILLQTPDILLLDEPTNHLDLPSIKWLENYLQAFEGAIVIVSHDRYFLDRIINKTVESRKGKLTVYAGNYSFYIEEKSLREEIQSNQFKNQQAKIKQEEKLIERFRAKASKAKMVQSRIKALDRMEKIDDVDDDNPAVNFSFKFSKPSGRHVVTLEHVSKSYPNLEILQDTGAIIEKGDKIALIGANGKGKSTLLRIVADADQEYKGSSTKGHNVSQTFFAQHQLEALHLENNLLQELIAFAPKHTETELRSILGCFLFTGDDVFKKIKVLSGGEKSRVALAKALTADANFLVLDEPTNHLDMASVNILIQALQQYEGTLIVVSHDRYFLDHVANKIWFIEDKEIKEYPGTYEEYEIWNAKRVVKTEPKAEKKITKDEPKKEKAVPSEDNTRLLSRKNKELAVLEQKIVEGEQQLKELELHLAKEEIYSDASRLQEATRAYNSYKASFEKLQLDWEKLAEEIMALEG encoded by the coding sequence ATGATATCAATTAACAATTTAACATTCGAAATTGGTTCTCGCGCTTTGTATGACGAGGCCAATTGGCATATAAAACCCGGAGATAAAGCAGGATTAATTGGCGCAAATGGCGCTGGAAAATCCACCTTGCTAAAATTGATCGTGGGCGACTACTCCCCTACCTCGGGCAGCATTTCCATGGCCAAAGATCTCAAAATTGGATACCTCAACCAAGACTTGCTGTCTTATCATTCCGAGAAGAGCATCCTTCATGTAGCCATGGAGGCTTTTGAACGGCAAAATCAATTGCATGCAGAGATCGAGATCTTATTGCAGAAGCTGGAAACCGATTATTCTGATGAGATCCTGAACAAATTAAGCGACAAGCAAATGGAGTTTGACGCGTTAGATGGCTACAATATCGAGTTCCGTGCCCATGAGATCCTTGCCGGCCTCGGATTCTCCGAAGAAGAACAACAACGCCCATTAGCAACCTTCTCTGGAGGCTGGCGCATGCGCGTTATGTTGGCACGCATTCTTTTGCAAACACCTGATATTCTCCTTCTTGATGAGCCTACCAACCACTTGGACCTTCCGTCCATCAAGTGGTTGGAAAATTATTTACAGGCCTTTGAAGGTGCTATTGTCATCGTATCGCACGATAGATATTTCTTAGATCGCATCATCAATAAGACGGTGGAATCACGTAAAGGTAAATTAACTGTTTACGCAGGAAACTACTCCTTTTATATAGAGGAAAAATCGCTTCGCGAAGAGATACAAAGCAACCAATTCAAAAATCAGCAAGCAAAGATAAAGCAAGAAGAAAAACTTATCGAGCGCTTCCGTGCGAAAGCTAGCAAAGCGAAAATGGTGCAATCGCGTATCAAAGCATTGGATCGTATGGAAAAAATTGACGACGTGGATGATGACAATCCCGCCGTTAACTTTAGCTTTAAATTCTCCAAGCCATCGGGCAGGCATGTCGTCACGCTAGAGCATGTATCAAAATCCTACCCTAACTTGGAGATCCTTCAAGATACGGGCGCCATTATTGAGAAAGGCGACAAGATTGCATTGATAGGCGCAAACGGTAAAGGAAAGTCCACGCTATTACGTATTGTGGCCGATGCAGACCAGGAATACAAAGGTAGCAGCACCAAAGGGCACAATGTATCGCAGACCTTTTTCGCGCAGCATCAACTGGAAGCGTTGCATCTCGAGAACAATCTTTTGCAGGAATTGATAGCCTTTGCTCCTAAACATACAGAGACAGAGCTTCGTTCCATATTGGGTTGTTTCCTTTTTACCGGCGATGATGTCTTCAAAAAGATCAAAGTGCTATCCGGTGGGGAAAAGTCTAGAGTTGCTTTAGCTAAAGCCTTAACTGCAGATGCGAATTTTTTGGTCCTAGATGAGCCGACCAACCACTTGGATATGGCCTCAGTGAACATCTTAATACAGGCCTTACAGCAATATGAAGGCACGCTGATTGTGGTGTCCCACGACCGTTACTTTCTAGACCATGTAGCCAACAAAATTTGGTTTATCGAAGATAAAGAGATCAAAGAATATCCCGGCACCTATGAGGAATATGAAATATGGAATGCCAAGCGTGTCGTGAAGACAGAACCAAAGGCGGAGAAAAAAATTACCAAAGACGAGCCGAAAAAAGAAAAAGCAGTTCCGTCTGAAGACAACACCCGCTTGTTAAGTCGCAAGAACAAAGAACTCGCCGTACTTGAACAGAAAATTGTGGAAGGAGAACAACAGCTTAAAGAGTT
- a CDS encoding quinone-dependent dihydroorotate dehydrogenase: protein MYKLVKPLFFSMNPELAHHQVTGGLSKFTKVWGAKSLLKSIYTVEDKRLEREVFGLKFKNPVGLAAGFDKNAEYIEEMAGLGFGFIEIGTVTPRPQPGNDKPRMFRLVADEALINRMGFNNQGADVAAGRLQKLADRKDLIIGGNIGKNKVTPNEDAVNDYVYCFNALFAYVDYFVVNVSSPNTPGLRDLQEKEPLKHILNTLQQLNVEKPAPKPILLKIAPDLTNSQLDDIVEIVTETKIAGVIATNTTIAREGLQSPASVVNEMGGVSGRPLTKRSTEVIRYLAEKSNHTFPIIGVGGIHSAEDAIEKLEAGASLVQLYTGFIYEGPALVSKICKGLLR, encoded by the coding sequence ATGTATAAACTCGTCAAACCTTTATTCTTTTCCATGAATCCCGAGCTGGCTCACCATCAAGTGACTGGCGGATTAAGCAAGTTTACCAAAGTGTGGGGGGCGAAATCCCTTCTCAAATCGATTTACACGGTGGAAGATAAACGTTTGGAGAGAGAGGTCTTTGGTCTTAAATTTAAGAATCCCGTGGGACTTGCTGCTGGGTTTGATAAAAATGCAGAATATATAGAGGAGATGGCCGGATTGGGCTTTGGCTTTATCGAGATAGGGACCGTGACGCCGCGTCCACAGCCCGGTAATGATAAACCTCGTATGTTTCGTTTGGTTGCAGATGAAGCCTTAATTAATCGTATGGGCTTCAATAACCAAGGTGCGGATGTTGCCGCAGGTCGTTTGCAAAAATTGGCAGATAGGAAAGATTTAATCATCGGTGGGAATATCGGTAAAAATAAGGTGACGCCCAACGAAGATGCCGTAAACGATTATGTATACTGTTTTAATGCTTTATTTGCCTACGTGGATTATTTTGTCGTGAACGTAAGTTCACCGAATACGCCTGGTTTGCGGGATCTACAGGAAAAGGAACCGTTGAAACATATCTTAAACACATTGCAGCAACTCAATGTGGAAAAGCCTGCTCCTAAGCCGATCCTACTCAAGATAGCACCGGATTTGACCAATTCGCAGTTGGACGATATTGTAGAGATCGTAACGGAAACCAAAATCGCTGGCGTGATCGCAACCAATACGACGATCGCTAGGGAAGGCTTGCAAAGCCCAGCTAGCGTAGTGAATGAAATGGGTGGAGTTAGTGGTCGACCGTTGACAAAGCGATCAACGGAAGTGATCCGATATTTAGCGGAAAAATCGAATCACACATTCCCAATTATTGGTGTGGGCGGGATACATTCTGCGGAAGATGCAATCGAAAAGTTGGAAGCAGGTGCCAGCCTAGTGCAGCTGTATACCGGGTTTATTTATGAAGGACCTGCTTTGGTCAGCAAAATATGTAAAGGATTGCTACGCTAG
- the lysS gene encoding lysine--tRNA ligase: MSTVLSEQEQQRRLNLQAILDLGINPYPADEFEVNVTAADILANYERDKLNYKSIRIAGRIMSRRVMGSASFMELQDATGRVQAYVKRDDLCPDEDKTLYNTVFKKLLDIGDIVGVEGYVFTTQTGEISIHVEKLTILTKSLRPLPIVKEADGKTFDAFTDPEQRYRMRYVDLIVNPQNRDIFIKRNKLFTAMRDFFNDAGYMEVETPVLQSIPGGATARPFITHHNALDIPLYLRIANELYLKRLIVGGFEGVYEFSKNFRNEGMDRTHNPEFTAMEIYVAYKDYNWMMNFTEQLLEKCAVAVNGSTKATFGEHNIDFKAPYKRVTMAQSILDFTGFDISGKTEDQIREAAKGMGIEVNDTMGKGKLIDEIFGEKCEGNYIQPTFITDYPIEMSPLTKKHRDNPELTERFELMVCGKEIANAYSELNDPIDQRERFEDQLRLSEKGDDEAMFIDQDFLRALEYGMPPTSGLGIGMDRLIMFLTNNASIQEVLFFPQMRPEKVAKVASVDDYTAQGIPAEWVPVLQKMGLTTIELLKEANPNKVFNDLGGLRKKMKLDISMPSKEDVLTWFD, translated from the coding sequence ATGAGTACTGTATTATCCGAACAGGAACAACAGCGCAGACTGAACCTTCAAGCTATTCTTGATTTGGGCATCAACCCTTATCCTGCCGATGAATTTGAAGTAAACGTCACTGCGGCAGACATTTTAGCAAACTACGAACGAGATAAATTAAACTATAAGAGCATCCGTATTGCAGGCCGTATCATGAGCCGTCGTGTTATGGGGAGTGCTTCTTTTATGGAGCTGCAAGATGCTACAGGTCGCGTACAGGCCTACGTGAAACGTGACGACCTATGTCCTGACGAAGACAAGACGCTCTATAACACGGTATTTAAAAAACTTTTAGACATTGGTGACATTGTCGGTGTGGAAGGCTATGTGTTTACAACACAAACCGGAGAGATCTCTATTCACGTCGAGAAGTTAACAATCTTGACCAAATCGCTGCGCCCATTGCCTATTGTTAAAGAAGCCGATGGGAAAACATTCGATGCCTTTACTGATCCAGAACAAAGGTATCGTATGCGTTATGTCGACTTAATCGTCAACCCGCAAAATCGCGATATTTTTATCAAGCGTAATAAGCTCTTCACAGCGATGCGCGATTTTTTCAATGATGCCGGCTACATGGAAGTAGAAACACCGGTTTTACAATCCATTCCAGGAGGAGCTACGGCACGCCCTTTCATCACGCACCACAATGCGCTTGATATACCCCTATATTTACGTATCGCCAACGAGCTTTATCTAAAGCGTTTGATCGTTGGTGGCTTTGAGGGGGTTTACGAGTTTTCCAAAAACTTCCGCAACGAGGGAATGGATAGAACGCATAATCCAGAGTTTACGGCCATGGAAATTTACGTAGCCTACAAAGACTATAACTGGATGATGAACTTCACCGAACAGCTGTTGGAGAAATGTGCCGTCGCAGTAAATGGCTCCACCAAAGCAACCTTCGGCGAACATAATATTGATTTCAAGGCTCCTTACAAACGGGTAACTATGGCTCAATCCATTTTAGACTTCACCGGCTTTGATATCAGCGGTAAAACCGAAGATCAGATTCGAGAGGCTGCCAAAGGAATGGGTATTGAGGTTAATGACACCATGGGCAAAGGCAAGTTAATCGATGAAATTTTTGGCGAAAAATGTGAGGGCAACTATATACAGCCTACTTTTATCACCGACTACCCCATCGAGATGTCGCCACTAACGAAAAAACACCGAGACAACCCGGAATTGACCGAACGCTTTGAATTGATGGTTTGCGGTAAGGAAATTGCTAATGCCTACTCCGAGCTAAATGACCCGATCGATCAACGTGAGCGTTTTGAAGATCAGTTACGCTTGTCGGAAAAAGGCGATGATGAAGCCATGTTTATCGATCAGGATTTCCTGCGCGCACTAGAATATGGCATGCCTCCTACGTCCGGTTTGGGTATAGGAATGGATCGCTTAATCATGTTCCTGACGAACAATGCGTCTATCCAAGAAGTATTGTTCTTCCCACAGATGCGTCCTGAAAAAGTTGCAAAAGTAGCGTCTGTAGATGACTATACGGCACAGGGTATTCCCGCAGAGTGGGTTCCTGTCTTGCAGAAAATGGGATTAACAACGATCGAATTGCTAAAAGAAGCAAATCCCAATAAAGTGTTCAATGATTTGGGCGGATTACGCAAAAAGATGAAACTAGATATCTCGATGCCTAGCAAAGAAGATGTCTTGACTTGGTTTGATTAA
- a CDS encoding type B 50S ribosomal protein L31 has protein sequence MKKDLHPSNYRLVVFKDMSNDYAFLTKSCVDTKESITWEDGNEYPLVKLEISHTSHPFYTGKMKLVDTAGRIDKFRSRYNKK, from the coding sequence ATGAAAAAAGATTTGCATCCATCAAACTACAGATTAGTGGTTTTCAAAGATATGTCTAATGACTATGCTTTCTTAACTAAATCATGTGTAGACACGAAAGAATCGATTACTTGGGAAGATGGTAATGAATATCCATTAGTGAAATTAGAGATTTCTCATACTTCACACCCATTCTATACAGGTAAGATGAAATTGGTTGATACGGCAGGACGTATCGATAAATTCCGTAGCCGTTACAACAAGAAGTAA
- a CDS encoding putative sugar nucleotidyl transferase yields the protein MLEVVLHDHAAWREHLLPLVYTRPVSDLRVGILTLREKWEHLLSQPVSFYTVPYLQQKFPFSLAASGYLVVRGNVLPSSSLMDAITTLPLQSVLTKDGEWIAYKVAVWAEEPDVSALHEIRFMDAAKQLTFLEDVYRLNEEQILADFDLLTRDRSSAVLPGANTLLGDRLFVGQHAEINCSILNTTTGPIYIADGAIIEEGSILRGPIAICEGARVKMGSKLYPNVTVGPGATIGGEVNNSVLWGNCAKGHDGYLGCAVIGEGCNIGAGSSNSNLQNTWSSVKLYDYAEDTMRDTERAKVGTFMGDYAMCGINSSITTGNVIGVAAQVAMSNIIPKFVLDFSWFTDNKKEIYHFNKFVEMLRERAKLKKEHLSDLDIQILRQVYDLTEIRRQEYFKTEK from the coding sequence ATGTTGGAAGTTGTATTACATGATCATGCTGCATGGCGAGAGCATTTGCTGCCTTTGGTTTATACTCGTCCAGTAAGTGACCTCCGTGTCGGCATTCTTACCCTCCGGGAAAAGTGGGAACACTTGCTTTCCCAACCGGTTTCTTTCTATACTGTTCCGTATCTTCAGCAAAAATTTCCGTTTTCTTTAGCCGCTTCCGGTTATCTTGTTGTTCGTGGTAATGTGCTTCCTTCTAGTAGCCTGATGGACGCAATTACGACTTTGCCTCTACAAAGCGTGTTAACGAAAGATGGCGAATGGATTGCCTATAAGGTAGCGGTATGGGCGGAAGAACCTGATGTTTCTGCATTGCATGAGATCCGCTTTATGGATGCAGCGAAGCAGCTGACTTTTCTAGAGGATGTTTATCGCTTAAACGAAGAGCAAATTCTCGCTGACTTTGATTTACTGACAAGAGATCGCTCATCGGCGGTATTGCCTGGGGCAAATACGCTTTTGGGAGACCGTTTGTTTGTGGGGCAGCATGCTGAAATCAACTGTAGCATACTGAATACGACAACAGGGCCTATCTATATTGCTGACGGTGCCATTATTGAAGAGGGATCTATCTTGCGTGGCCCTATTGCCATCTGTGAAGGCGCAAGGGTGAAGATGGGAAGTAAGCTTTACCCGAATGTAACGGTTGGGCCTGGCGCTACGATTGGGGGAGAAGTAAACAATAGTGTGTTGTGGGGAAATTGTGCGAAGGGACATGACGGTTACCTAGGCTGCGCTGTTATTGGCGAAGGTTGTAATATTGGCGCTGGTAGCAGCAACTCGAACCTGCAGAATACGTGGTCATCCGTTAAACTATATGATTATGCCGAGGATACGATGCGTGATACGGAACGTGCCAAGGTGGGTACTTTCATGGGAGACTATGCTATGTGTGGTATCAATTCCAGTATCACCACGGGTAATGTGATTGGGGTGGCAGCACAGGTTGCAATGTCAAATATTATTCCCAAATTTGTGCTGGACTTTTCTTGGTTTACGGATAATAAAAAAGAAATTTACCATTTTAATAAGTTTGTGGAAATGTTGCGTGAACGGGCTAAATTGAAAAAAGAACATCTATCGGATCTGGATATCCAAATTTTACGACAAGTTTATGATTTGACGGAAATCCGGAGACAGGAATATTTTAAAACAGAAAAATAA
- the tpiA gene encoding triose-phosphate isomerase, giving the protein MRKNIVAGNWKMNLDYEKGLSLFSEIVNMVKDEVVGNQEVIVCSPAIHLYSIGKLASPVANVSVGAQNIHQAESGAYTGEISATQVKSTGADYVILGHSERRAYFGETDALLAEKTDAALKHGLSPIFCIGETKEEREGGNFFEVIKTQLEGGVFHLSATEFEKVVLAYEPVWAIGTGLTASPEQAQEVHAFIRETVAAKYGAEIADNTTILYGGSANPGNAKDLFLQKDIDGGLIGGASLKSRDFLDIVKVFNA; this is encoded by the coding sequence ATGCGTAAAAACATTGTTGCAGGAAACTGGAAAATGAATTTGGATTATGAAAAGGGCCTAAGCCTTTTTTCGGAGATTGTAAACATGGTTAAGGACGAGGTTGTTGGCAACCAAGAAGTAATCGTTTGTAGTCCGGCCATACATTTATATAGTATCGGTAAATTGGCATCGCCTGTGGCTAACGTAAGTGTTGGGGCACAAAATATACATCAGGCAGAATCCGGCGCTTATACCGGAGAGATTTCTGCAACGCAAGTGAAGTCGACGGGAGCCGATTATGTGATCCTTGGACATTCAGAGCGTAGAGCCTATTTTGGAGAAACAGATGCTTTGTTGGCAGAGAAGACTGATGCGGCGTTGAAGCACGGATTATCACCAATCTTCTGTATTGGCGAAACAAAAGAGGAGCGTGAGGGCGGTAACTTTTTTGAAGTTATCAAAACCCAATTAGAAGGAGGTGTTTTTCATTTATCTGCTACAGAATTTGAAAAAGTTGTGTTGGCCTATGAGCCTGTTTGGGCTATTGGTACTGGCTTGACTGCTTCACCGGAGCAAGCGCAGGAAGTACATGCCTTTATCCGGGAGACAGTGGCAGCGAAATATGGAGCTGAAATTGCTGATAACACAACAATTCTCTATGGAGGAAGTGCAAATCCTGGCAATGCAAAAGATCTTTTTTTACAAAAAGATATAGACGGAGGTTTGATTGGCGGTGCTTCTTTGAAATCTCGTGATTTCTTAGATATCGTTAAGGTATTCAACGCGTAA
- the prmA gene encoding 50S ribosomal protein L11 methyltransferase has protein sequence MKYSSVIFTSPTMEDWQKDLLIASLGDIGYDTFEDIDQGFAAYIPAANLDLQALETVLLSETEGFEVAYEVQDVEEQNWNKLWESNFNPITVDDRCHVRATFHEPRPDMPYEIVIDPKMSFGTGHHQTTSMMLSYVLEDDFQGKEVLDMGCGTGILAILAIKCGASKALAVDYDDICVDSVEENKLLNDVDNIEALLGSKEVLLGKEFDVILANINRNILLDQLDQYSASTRQGGRLYISGFYALEDLAILREKAESVGFQYERMKVLDAWCSAKFNKIS, from the coding sequence ATGAAGTATTCATCCGTCATCTTTACATCTCCTACTATGGAGGACTGGCAGAAGGATCTGTTGATCGCTTCTTTGGGAGATATTGGTTATGACACGTTTGAAGATATCGATCAGGGATTTGCAGCCTACATACCGGCTGCAAATCTTGATCTTCAAGCTTTGGAAACAGTTCTTCTTTCGGAGACTGAAGGTTTCGAAGTAGCTTATGAGGTGCAAGACGTTGAAGAGCAGAATTGGAATAAATTATGGGAGAGCAATTTTAACCCGATTACTGTTGACGATCGCTGTCATGTGCGTGCTACCTTTCATGAGCCCCGCCCAGATATGCCTTACGAGATTGTAATCGACCCAAAGATGTCCTTCGGTACAGGACATCACCAAACTACGTCTATGATGCTTTCTTACGTGCTAGAAGACGATTTTCAGGGAAAAGAGGTCTTGGATATGGGGTGCGGAACAGGTATTTTGGCGATTCTTGCCATCAAATGTGGTGCCTCAAAAGCATTGGCAGTTGATTATGACGACATTTGCGTAGACAGTGTGGAGGAAAATAAGCTATTGAACGACGTAGACAACATCGAAGCATTGCTGGGCTCCAAAGAGGTTTTATTGGGAAAGGAATTTGATGTTATTTTGGCGAACATCAATCGCAACATTTTGTTGGACCAATTGGATCAATATAGTGCAAGCACGCGTCAAGGTGGTCGGTTGTACATTAGTGGTTTCTATGCGCTGGAAGACTTGGCTATTTTACGCGAAAAGGCGGAGTCTGTCGGGTTTCAGTATGAGCGTATGAAAGTGTTGGATGCTTGGTGCTCCGCGAAGTTTAATAAAATTAGCTAA
- a CDS encoding Mur ligase domain-containing protein has translation MHIHFIAIGGAVMHNLAISLAEQGHQVSGSDDQIVEPSKSRLKKAGLLPAKVGWFPEQITEDIDAVILGMHAEVDNPELLKAQELHIKIYSFPEFIYEQSVNKTRVVIAGTYGKTTIMSMIMHVLKKLGKDFDYLVGAQLEGFDSLVKLTTHNKIILLEGDEYYASPIDHQSKFHLFHPNIALISGVDWNESRTDISRDDYFQQFETFVDTIVKKGTLIYNKDNTYLRTIVEETSDCKINRHGYRLPEYSINKGVTYLHLGEERIPLQVFGKLNLSNIAGAYTVCEWLGVKRTDFYNAIRDFKSSIRYLEFVASDNERVVYQDFNYSSYKLQTSIHAVKEQFPNQGLVTIIELNPYEAADGNFLGQYRSSMDESDYAIVFVNKDAIKDKNILISNLETEIKQVFNHKNFTFLKDVISLENYLESFKSLGFNMLFMVSPNHSSVNIVGFADKFFKNY, from the coding sequence ATGCATATTCATTTTATAGCCATCGGTGGAGCTGTGATGCATAATTTGGCCATTTCATTGGCTGAACAGGGACATCAAGTGTCTGGTTCCGACGATCAAATTGTGGAGCCATCGAAATCTCGACTTAAAAAAGCAGGTTTGCTGCCTGCGAAGGTGGGCTGGTTTCCGGAGCAGATCACCGAGGATATCGATGCAGTCATTTTGGGTATGCATGCAGAGGTGGACAATCCAGAACTGTTAAAAGCGCAGGAGCTTCATATTAAGATCTATTCTTTTCCGGAGTTTATCTACGAGCAAAGTGTTAATAAAACACGTGTTGTCATTGCCGGTACTTACGGAAAGACAACGATCATGAGTATGATTATGCACGTGCTGAAAAAATTAGGTAAGGATTTTGATTACCTTGTGGGCGCACAACTGGAAGGTTTCGATTCCTTGGTCAAACTTACCACCCACAATAAGATCATTCTGCTCGAAGGCGATGAATATTACGCATCACCCATCGATCATCAATCGAAGTTTCACCTATTTCATCCAAATATCGCCCTAATCAGTGGTGTGGACTGGAATGAAAGTCGTACGGATATAAGCCGTGATGATTATTTTCAGCAATTTGAAACATTTGTCGATACGATCGTCAAGAAAGGTACTTTGATTTACAACAAAGATAATACCTATCTGCGAACCATTGTGGAAGAAACTTCTGATTGTAAGATTAACAGACACGGTTATCGATTGCCTGAATATTCGATTAATAAAGGGGTGACTTATCTTCATTTAGGTGAGGAAAGAATTCCGTTACAGGTATTTGGTAAACTTAATTTGTCCAATATTGCGGGTGCTTATACAGTTTGTGAGTGGTTAGGGGTGAAGCGGACGGATTTTTACAATGCCATTCGCGACTTCAAAAGTTCTATCCGGTATCTGGAATTTGTTGCTAGTGACAATGAACGTGTGGTTTATCAGGATTTCAATTATTCTTCCTACAAACTTCAAACGAGCATACATGCTGTGAAGGAGCAGTTTCCTAATCAAGGACTTGTTACCATTATTGAATTGAATCCATATGAAGCCGCTGATGGCAATTTTCTTGGCCAATATAGATCATCCATGGATGAGTCTGATTATGCGATTGTATTCGTTAATAAGGACGCAATCAAGGATAAAAATATATTAATAAGTAATTTGGAAACAGAAATTAAGCAAGTTTTTAATCATAAAAACTTCACATTTTTAAAAGATGTGATTTCTTTGGAGAATTATTTAGAAAGTTTTAAATCATTGGGGTTCAATATGTTATTTATGGTTTCTCCAAATCACAGTTCGGTGAATATTGTCGGCTTTGCGGATAAGTTCTTTAAAAATTATTAA
- a CDS encoding helix-turn-helix domain-containing protein — protein MNALGKKIRLLRHQKGWSQEDVAKRLDISIPAFSKIETGITDVNLSRLNQISKLFGLSLVQLLSTTDSEEEKQIQDEINVLNKKLQSRDGEVIELQKKVIDLYEQLHKK, from the coding sequence ATGAATGCATTAGGAAAAAAAATTCGTCTTTTGAGACATCAAAAAGGCTGGAGCCAAGAGGACGTTGCTAAACGTTTAGACATTTCTATTCCAGCTTTTTCAAAAATTGAAACAGGTATTACGGATGTAAATCTGTCTCGATTAAATCAAATTTCTAAACTTTTCGGTCTTTCCTTAGTTCAGCTGTTGTCAACAACTGATTCTGAGGAGGAAAAGCAAATTCAGGATGAGATTAATGTATTGAACAAAAAGCTTCAATCGAGAGATGGAGAAGTGATCGAATTGCAGAAAAAGGTGATTGATTTATACGAGCAATTGCATAAGAAATAA
- the scpB gene encoding SMC-Scp complex subunit ScpB: MKDILLNIEAIIFAAEEGIGANEIKQVLQDGLAIDINRQEVIDLLAKIKEKYAHDDQVFQLREIANQYQFLTKDIYHEVINQLQAHKDRKKLSQSALETLAIIAYRQPITKLEVEQIRGVNCDYSIQRLLEKKLIQIAGKSDSIGKPLLYTTSDQFMQHFGIKSAKDLPQLKDIVAEENSIGEISE, encoded by the coding sequence ATGAAAGATATCCTTTTGAATATAGAAGCCATCATTTTCGCCGCAGAAGAAGGCATTGGAGCAAACGAGATAAAGCAGGTTTTGCAAGATGGTTTAGCCATCGATATCAATCGGCAAGAAGTGATCGATCTTCTTGCAAAAATAAAGGAAAAGTATGCGCACGATGATCAGGTATTTCAGTTGCGAGAAATAGCCAATCAATACCAGTTTTTGACGAAAGACATTTATCATGAAGTGATCAATCAATTGCAAGCACACAAAGACCGCAAAAAACTGAGCCAGTCAGCCTTGGAAACGTTGGCTATCATCGCTTACCGACAACCCATCACTAAATTGGAAGTTGAACAAATTCGCGGCGTCAATTGCGATTACTCCATCCAGCGACTTCTGGAAAAAAAGCTTATTCAGATTGCCGGAAAATCCGATAGTATTGGCAAACCTCTGCTTTATACAACCAGCGATCAGTTTATGCAACACTTCGGTATAAAAAGTGCGAAAGATTTGCCACAGCTGAAGGACATCGTCGCTGAAGAGAATAGCATTGGTGAAATAAGCGAATAA